The window ACCGCTCTCATTTTCCGCCTCCTTACTCTCCTCTTCACTCTCGCCAAGATCAAGATCCGCCCTGTCGGCAGAGACCAGTTTCTTGCCCTCAAAATCACCAAGATGGCTCAGCACGAAGTCATCAATTGGCTCCATGGTGTAGATGATCTCAATATCCCTCTTCTTGAACATCTCCACATACGGACCCGCCTCGATCGCGTTCCTGCTCGGACCATTAATATAATATATGGTATCCTGATCCGCACCCATACGAAGCACGTAATCCGCCAGAGAAACCGGCTTACCCTCTTCAGATTTGGAAGATTCAAAGCGCAACAGTTTGCCAAGCTCTTTCTGGTACTCATAGTCTGAAGTCGCACCTTCTTTGATAAAAATGCCGAATGTCTTCCAGAACTCGAGATACTTCTCTTCGTCTTTTTTCGCCTCTTCAATGAGGTATTTGAGAAAACGCTTGGTGACAACTTTTCTTAACTTGGCAACCAGGGCGTTATCCTGCAGAGCCTGCCGTGAAATGTTCAGCGGCATATCCTCACTGTCCACCACGCCTTTCAAAAAGCGCAACCACTCCGGCAGGATATTCTTGGAATGCTGATCGATGAGAATTCGCTGGCAGTAGAGATTGACACCCGGATCCATCTTACCGAAACCAAGAACTTCAAAGTTCTCTTTCGGCACGAAAAGAAGAGCGTTGATCATGAGCGGAGCATCAGCGGAGAAGTGCAACCGATAATTCGGTTCATCCGTAGCGTTACCGATGAATTTATAAAATTCGTTATATTCTTCATCAGTTATCTCAGCACGGTTTCTGGTCCAGAGCGCCTGTACGGTATTTACAACCTCTTCATCAAGCTTGATAGGGAAAGGCACAAAGGCTGAGTACTGTTTGATGATCGACTCGACTTTCCACTTGGTGGCATAATCCTTGGCATCATCTTTCAGTTCAACGATGATCCTGGTTCCCCTGCGTAATCCTTCCATCTCGGTGATGGAGAAAGCACCGGTTCCGTCAGAGACCCATTCATGCCCCTCGCTGCCATCCCAGGAACGACTCTGTACCCGCACCCTGTTACCAGCCATAAAGGCTGCATAAAACCCCACACCAAATTGGCCTATCAGGCTGACATCCTTCTGTGCTGCTTCGGCAAGTTCTGTGAGAAACGTGTTGGAGCCGGAGTGGGCAATGGTTCCGAGATTATGCTCCAGTTCACTGCGACTCATGCCGATTCCGGTGTCGGTAATGGTCAAAGTGCTCTTCTCTTCATCAAGACTGATGGTGATCTCCAGAGGCACATGGCCATCGAAGGGATCTTCTGCCGTCAGGCTCTCATGCCGGTATTTCTCCAGAGCATCAGAGGCATTGGAGATCAGTTCGCGGATGAACACATCCCGCTCGGTGTAGAGCGAGTTTATTACAATATCCAGTAGTTTCTTGGTCTCCGCTTGAAATTCATGGGTTGTTGTCTTTGCTGTCATTGGCAAGTCCTCTTATATTAATTAAATAGACAGTCATATGGTGGCATCCGCTGCCATTGCTTTTTTCATAAAAGTCGGCGAAAATGTTAAGCATGTTGACCCTCGTGTCAAGAGTTTCTCCCCCCTGTATCTGTCCTTTATGGTAATGAGGATTTCCCAATGAGAATCATAGCCTTCGGTGATGTCCATATGTCAGTGCAAATCTGTGCAAACATCCCCGGCATCCGCGAGGCGGATCTGCTAATTGCCAATGGTGATCTTACCAATTACGGCAGAAAAGCAGACGCCAAAATCGTTCTC of the Desulfosediminicola ganghwensis genome contains:
- the htpG gene encoding molecular chaperone HtpG — protein: MTAKTTTHEFQAETKKLLDIVINSLYTERDVFIRELISNASDALEKYRHESLTAEDPFDGHVPLEITISLDEEKSTLTITDTGIGMSRSELEHNLGTIAHSGSNTFLTELAEAAQKDVSLIGQFGVGFYAAFMAGNRVRVQSRSWDGSEGHEWVSDGTGAFSITEMEGLRRGTRIIVELKDDAKDYATKWKVESIIKQYSAFVPFPIKLDEEVVNTVQALWTRNRAEITDEEYNEFYKFIGNATDEPNYRLHFSADAPLMINALLFVPKENFEVLGFGKMDPGVNLYCQRILIDQHSKNILPEWLRFLKGVVDSEDMPLNISRQALQDNALVAKLRKVVTKRFLKYLIEEAKKDEEKYLEFWKTFGIFIKEGATSDYEYQKELGKLLRFESSKSEEGKPVSLADYVLRMGADQDTIYYINGPSRNAIEAGPYVEMFKKRDIEIIYTMEPIDDFVLSHLGDFEGKKLVSADRADLDLGESEEESKEAENESGEKLDDQSTDSLVAWLKETLADQVGDVIVSKRLVDAPAMIVNPDGYMTSSMERVLAASRAEKGLGMGGDSKKNLEINPKNPIIKKLADLQKADADFAADVALQIYDNAMIQAGLIVDPLVMVERNYKILGRALQD